A region of the Emys orbicularis isolate rEmyOrb1 chromosome 6, rEmyOrb1.hap1, whole genome shotgun sequence genome:
gaggcctcaccaatgtcgaatagaggggaatgatcacgtccctcgatggggatgggggtgggggaccaAAATTACATCTTTGCAAAGAAACAGACATGCTTCTCAAAGAGAggacaggactataaaaagaaggggcagacaccccaagacacccacctctctctccctgtcGCTGGCATCACACctagaaagacaaaggaaagcagATGCTGGAGTCGGGGTGAGGGctcctgacctgaagagtttgtTCAGTGACCTTGCTGGAAATAGGTGGTGAGGAATTTTGCTTGAAACTAATACCGTTTGTTAAGTTAGATACTAGTAAGTGTTTTATCTTTCGTtttcttttaaccattttttattttatgccTCCTGGCTTGTACtcgcttaaaatctctctttgtcaTTAATaaccttgttttactgttttatcaatTCCAGTGTGTTTAAGCTGGAGTGTCTGGGTAACgctatttaaaataataacctggcatattattcccttaaaggaataaggGACTCAATATATGCGTACTGTCCGGGAGAGCGCTGGGCATTACAGGACATACGTTTCTGgaggaaaatctgggactgggcgTGTGTTGGTGTCACCCTGTGGTGATCTTTAAGGCTGGTAGGAGCCAAGGTGTCACAGTGCTTACACCTTTTCGCAGCATTTCTCTCACCTTTTCAAACTGCAGAAAACTAAAAGTAGGGCAGGACCATGTGCAGCGAAGAAAAAACAGGAGAGCAGCATAAAGGCAAACTAGATCCATTAGAACTAGAGAACATTGCAAGCAGCAGCCAGAAAGGCAAAATTAGGTACAGGCAACACAGGCATGTGCCTGGGGGTCTGGCTACTGGAGTCAAGTGATGACATCAGAATGgcagttatttttaattttgtcccCTAGGCTTCACAGCTACAATGCACCGGAATGCTCTTCCTGAGCCATGATGTATATTGCTCAGTATATGATGAGCCACATGGCCATGGGGCACCATGGGAGAAGTAGTCTGGCTTAGGAGCCCAGCATGTAGAGAACTGGGCCACCATGCATCCAAACTAGGGTTGTcggttttggttggacatattcctggaggtctcctcacatgacataatctttaattcctggagactttaGGACAATCCTGGATGATTGGCAACCCTAGACCAAACTACAATTCCAAAGAAAGATGATGGTAGCATCTCCAAATTGTCAACTGAATTTCTCTGTTTTCAGGCATTAGGTTTTTGGACAAGTCATcaacattttctgtggaaagcaaacacttttcatgaacatttttttgtcaaaatcccattttttttttgtcaaaaaaattgtttccacAGGTAATGTTTGACCAGCCCTGGTTGTTCAAAATAAAATGGTGCTTTTCCAATCGcaaccccacccctttccccagcaaAAGACTCCAACGTCAGGATCTTCAGAATGGTCTACCACTTAAAAGGACTTGTAACCGGGGGGTGACCCAAGAAGTGTTTTGTCATTTATGGGGGTTGAAACCCCAGTTCCTCATTCCAGGATAATTTGCAAAATATTGCACTGTGCGTGTTtggtggggaaagggggagaggacCATGGGCCACTATTTTATGCAAAAAAAGCTTCAGGTCAGGAAATGACACATCTCAGCTATTTCAGAATAGGGGAGAGGCCGCAGGGATGTGTCAAGAAGAATTTTGACCCAAGAAGAATTTTGCTCTTAAATAATGAATTCGTAATAAAATTGTAACAAATTAACCATGCTTCCTGTGAAATTTCTAAAAAGGTTTTAAACTAATGACTTCTTTCAAATGTTTGGTCTGTGAATAAGGAACTGGGACAAGGCAAATGACTTCAGCCTTGTGTGTTAGttccttttaaaatccagttagCCCTTCATTGCTCTTGATTTGTGATgttctagagcagcggttctcaaacttttgtactggtggccCCTTTCACATGGCAAGCCTGTGtgtgcgacccctccccccataaattaaaaacattttaatatatttaacaccattataaatgctggaggcaaagcggggtttggggtggaggctgacagctcacgaccccccaggtaataacctcgtgaccctgAGGGGACCTGACCCcccatttgagaacccctgttctagaggtcATAGGGGTGCCACATTGTTATTCACTCCTCCACTAGGTGGAGGCACTGTGCACTGAGAATCCAGTTTCGCTCTTTGACCAGTAATCTAGGGCCTGACACAGGCCATCAGCCCAGAAGCAGGAAGAATGGCCCTGGTGTGACCgccacaggggagggaggagaaaatagACTGTACCATGCTGGGGGATCAGAGTGCTCCAGGAGGAAGTTACACAGATGTGCCTGTGCAGTCTGAACCCACGGATGTGTTAGCATTCCTGCAGCCAATGGCCAGTTGCGATGGAACGCAGATACTGCCCCACCAGCCCAGAGGACATTGACCGTGATGTTTGTGCGTCCTGCTGCCGGCATTGTCTCCAGCCCCAAATTATTGTTGCGGCTCTTCTCTGCATCCTTTCCAATTCTTcagcttcatttttaaaatgcacacaCCAGACCTGTACCCAGTATTCCAGCATcagcctcaccaatgccatacacagaggtaaaaatcacctTCCTACTCACCACTCTCCGTCCTGCATCACATCCAAGGAGGCAGATCTACAACCCAAACCTTCTCCGAGTCGCTGCTTTCCAGGGCAGTGCCCCATTCTGTACAGATGTCCTGTATCCCTTATTGTTAGAtctataactttgcatttggctgtctgactgccctgtcctcatcatttaTCACTCTGCtactctgtgtcatctgcaaattttatcagcagtgattttatttaCTCTGAGATCACAGATGAAATACTGAAGTGTTGGGCCCCCACTGACGACTACTTGTTGAGATCAGTCACCtggccagttcttaatccatatAGCATGTGCTTTGATATGATATAGCACTAATTTTAATCAGAATCTCCTACACTACAAACTCATTTTACTGTAATCTGTGGTAATCTACAGTTACCTGTATCAACGAAACTCATAATCTCATcgaagaatgaaatcaggtttgtctgACAAgtcctattttccataaaattatgttgactggcattaacaGTATTTCTATCCTTTAGTTATCAATTGACTctatatcagcttttccattatttcacCCAGGATTGCTATCAGGTTAATAGGCCTATAGTTACCCAGATAGCAGGACATGGTTGTGCAGGGACTTCGCTCTAAGAGACCcacagggtcagattttcaaatgtatttagactctagtgggattttcagaaaaatCTGGCTCAGTGGTCTCAGGACACTCAGTTGAATTCCTGACTCACCTTTCTGGGTCCAGTGGCAGCTCAACTCATCATTGTGAGCTAACAGATGGTATAACCTGGCTGTTGCTAATCTGGTCCAACTGCAGGAACCCACTTGAGGCTCGACTTGGAAAAAGTCGCCCTGCTGCGAGGAAATGCCCAAGGAAAACCAGTTTGCTAAGCTACATTTTCTTCCTTCTAGCCTCCTAGGATCAGCAATTTATTTTCTGTGCTAGAAAAAGACCCGACAGCAAGGGACCCCCACCAGAGACGGGTGGGCAGGCGGTTTGGTTTTAGGAAGGTGCGCAAGACTAGGAAGCATCAGGTATTATGGTGATGGGGAAGCTATGTCACAGCCAGAGATGGGCAAATGGCATGCATAAGTAAGCTTTACTGAATAATTTGGAACAACAAACTACATTTGAGGAAAGTGTAACTCAGACCAGAGGCTGCCTGATCTAATCAACAGAGCACTAGACTGGAGCACAGGAGATGTGAGTtctaaccccagctctgccactcactGTCTGGGTGACTTCCCTTCTTTGTGCCACTATTTCCCCATCTAccttttatctgtcttgtctatttcaacTGTAAACTTTTCAGGGCAGGAACAGTCTCCTACTTAGAAGGTACGAGCACGGCATTTCCTATCCCCTTCCTCATTCTTGCCATCGTCTATGCTTTTCCCAATCCCCACACgcacctcacccacccccactccataCATGACCAACACTTTTGTAGAAGAAGACATTGGTGAGAGGATGGGAGTAAAAAGATCCCACGAGCCTTTTAGGtaaactgattttattaaaaaataaagcaatagAACGGTGCCTGAAATCACAGACTTGTTATTCCATTttatttcaacaacaaaaaaataaatcaatcaactGGATTCAAGTTAACAGCTTCCTAGATGGAGTTTAGGGATCCAAACAACTTCATTTTTCACACAGACAGGTTCAGTAAGATTGACAGCCATAGCACTGTGGTATTTTAGAGGTAGCTCCAGAACAAAGAAATCTGTTTGCACTTAATTTCTTACAAAAATGGAATATGATGCAATTTCTGGACACAAGACAAGGGCTGTACCAGCACAAACAGAGATATATGCCGCCACATGTGAGCATTACATGACTTGAAGTTAATCAATAGGACAATAACCATTTTCCATACTTCCAGCTAGGCCATTGCTCTCACAAAGTCAAATATGCTTAAATGAAATTTTTAGATCCATTCGGTATGTGGTCTGCCTTTTGCACCTTGTTTATTAACAGAGAAAAGCAGCCACAATCCTTTTTGTGTTTCCATGTATCCAGTCTTTGCAGTTCTTCTGTATTCATATACTATCCAATTTCTTTAAGATGTATGGAGCTGAAAAAGAACATACAACCAAGATATAGATTTTTAGTTCAATTAAACAGGATTAGAAGTTGTTTTAGGCATACAATTTGCTCTGCCTATAccttaatgcaggggtcggcaaccttccagaagtggtgtgccaagtcttcatttattcactcgaatttaagatttcgcgtgccagtgatacattttaacatttttagaaggtctttttctataagtctataagataactaaactattgttgtatgtaaagtaaataagggttttaaaatgtttaagaagcttcatttcaaattaaattaaaatgcagagccccccggaccggtggccaggacccgggcagtgtgagtgccactgaaaatcagctcacgtgcgaCACGCATGCCattggttgcctacccctgccttaatGGCTTGAGGACCTACAGAAGTACAAGTTCAGTGTTACAGGCACTGCTTCTAACTTCACATCGTAACCAGCTGAGTGAAATGTTGACTTTGGAGACAGAACTACGGTGAGAGAACACGGAATTTAAGAGGCTACTCGGAGGTCTGAAAGCCAAAGAGATGCACCAGGAGAAAGTCAACCCCTGGCAAGTGTATTGCGAGAGCTGTGGGGTAGAGATCCCTGAGAAGGACCCTTAGAAAACGAACATGAGCAGACCCACGTCTGTGTTGGGACCAGCTAACAACTCGCTGCAGCCACAGGCTCCAACCCCCTTAGCACGGCGCAGCCTCGGGGAGATCGACTGAATTCCTTCCTTTGTTCGGGCTCTGAAACTTCCCACCTGATCTGCGAATGCGACGAGCCGGGAGACTTTCCCCACGCCTCGTTTTCGCTACAGACTCGCGTGTCCTTCGCTGGGGTCCGGTCTGGCCCGCACAAGGCAGCGTGTACTTTTTGCGGGGGGGGCGATTGCATAGCCGGTTGCACGCTACAGGGTGCAGCTGGCCGCGGGGGTGTCTGGGCTGCGATCAGCGGGGGCCCCGGCTAGCAGCCGCCCCGCCCGAgctacccccagcccagccccctcccgccccggcgAGCCCCGGGGGTTCGCTGCTCCTGCCGGCTCCGCGCTGCGCCCCACGGGCGGGCACGGCACGTGCTGAGCGGGCCccggggtggagggggagcagcgcGCGCCCACGTGGGGCGGGCGGCTCGTGGcgaggccctgggggagggggagggccagCGCGCGCCCCGCCCGTCACTCACTGATCCGCAGCAGCGCCACGTAGAGGAGGAAGGTGCGGACCGAGCTGAAAACATCCTGCCGCATCTTCCGCTTCAGCTCCTCCGGGTCCATCTTGGGGCCGGGCCCCGGCCCCAACCCCTCGATCCGGAACATGGCGGCGGCCAGGCTGCTCGGACTCCGCGGCCGGGACTGCGGCGGGCGCTGCTGCCCCGCTCCGCCTTCTGGCCCCGCCCGCGCTACGGCGCCTCAGCAGGGACACGCGTTGTCACAACCTCCTCCCCGCCACTCTGCGCAGGTGCATAGGGGAGCACGACAGGAAGGGAGCGAGTCACGTGACTACGGAGCGGCGTGGCGGCCCCCCCTCTTCCGCAGGCGTTGCTCCCCTTAGCCATCGCCGGAGCATGCGCGTTAGCCGcactgaagccagctgccctcatctgtggggtggggcaggagaatcccccgcccccctgagccataacaattttatattcaacaacaaacactttgtccaaaccatgggtactaggatgggtCCCTAATGTACCCACCTCTTCATGGACACTTTgcagaagaatttctggacaaatacaTCATAAaatcaatgatatacctgagatacatcaatggtattttcatcctctggaaagacacctaaactccctcacagatttccaccacaacttcagcaaacaccacccatccatcaaactgtCTTCAGAAAACTCGTGCACccgcatcaacttcctggaccgCACAATCAGTTTCAACAGTTGAAGCCTACAGACAACTCGATATAAGAAACCCATGGATCGTCACTTACTAGGATGAGCAgaagtcccaattttatagggacagtcccaatacttggggctttgtcttatataggtgcctattaccccctacccccgtcccaatttttcacgcttgctgtctggtcaccctaacacttatctccacagatccagtaaccacctgAAACACACCCAGAAATCTGTTAGGTATAAGCAGGCACACAGacaccacagaatatgctctgaggagaaagttcaGGATATGAACCTTAGCACACCTTAAAAcctccttcaccaaacaagggcgCTCCACCAGAAAAaaagattgcatcatggaacggGCCACCTAAATACCCCAAGAAAACCTGCttcaataggaaaaaaaaaaaaaacctccagctACACACCcatagttgtcacctaccaccccacactggaatccaTATGGGGTATCTTCAAATAGTtccaacccatacttgatggggaccatatcctgaaataaatctttcccgaattccctcttctggccttcaaacaactcctCAACCTGTTCAAGCTCATCATTAGAAGCAACCTCCCCACAAATctggacccaccaactcaaagcagtacCAGATCCTGCCAtaataacagatgcaaaacctgcagacatatctccactgctatgcccgttactcaatgaggggggaaagacaataacagaaaatgtggaaatggcagaggtgcttaatgacttctttgtttcggttttcaacatgaaggttggtggcgattagacgtctaacatagtgaatgccagtgaaaatgaggtaggctcagagtctaaaatagagaaagaacaagtcaaaaattacttagacaagtagGATGTCTTTacatcaccagggcctgatgaaatgcatcctagaatactcaaggagctgactgaggagatatctgagcaattagcaattatctttgaaaagtcatggaagacgggagagattccagaagactggaaaagggcaaatatagtgcccatatataaaaagggaaataaggacaacctggggaactacagaccagtcagcttaacttctgtacctggaaagatactggagcaaataattaagcgatcaatttgcaaacacctagaagataatgaggtgataagtaacagtcagcatggatttgtcaagaaaaaatcgtgtcaaaccaacctgataggcAGTGAGAGAACACTTTTCCcagtatctgacctctcagtcctcatcctcaaaggaaacctgcacaacaaaagatgagcctggaagcttaaattcagaACTTTGCTAGGCAcaaaaaatcatggtcttaacaAAGTAACTGGATTTGTGGCTTActgcaacaatctgtaacccacttttgtcctatgactgcagaggtgttaacaggccgctctaccttgaatggtctcttaggccttggctacactggcgctgtacagcgctgcaacttactgcgctcaggggtgtgaaaacgcccccccccccgagcacagcgagtacagcgctgtaaagcgccagtgtaatcagagcctgcagtgctgcacgctcgctcgcagtgctgcaagctgtTCCCCTCGGAGaagtggagtacatacagcgctgcgagagagctcttgcagcactggcggcgcaactacactcgcgcttcacagcggcagcgctgggaagtcccgagtgtagccaaggccttagagcagtggttctcagccaggggtatgcgtacccctgggggtatgcagaggtcttccagggggtacatcaagtcatctagatatttgcctagttttacaacaggctacataaaagcactagtgaagtcagtacaaactaaaatttcatacagacagtgacttgtttatcctgctctatatactatccactgaaatataagtacaatatttatattccaatcgatttattttaaaagtatgtgatacaaattagaaagtaagcaatttttcagaattAGTGTtctgggacacttttgtatttttatgtctgattttgtaagcaagtcgttttgaagtgaggtgaaacttggggtatgcaagacaaatcagactcccgaCAGGGGTGTACATTAGTTTGGaaatgttgaaaaccactgtcttacagtatgtgttaactacttatgctaaacaatctgttccacattATATCTAGCTGTGATGCTTggagcacctttcccagacctgaagaagagctctgtgtaaactcaaaagcttgtctctttcatcaacagaaattggtgggtgaggtaatattgtttattggaccTTGTCTTTCTGATAGTCCAAGTGTCTCCTTCCTATTCCCATTGTATTAAGCTCATCCGTGAGCCCATGGCAGCTTCTCTGCCCACCTTGAGAAATAAGAATAGCAGTAAGAAGTGCTAACTAGCGAAGTGGAGCACAAGTACTTTTCACGGAGGATGACGAGtaacaggggctggacactcaGGGAGATGTTTGAGGGCTGAAGTGGGCCTATCACTAGCCTGCAGAGTGACAACAGGCTCTGCAAGGCCTAGAGGACAGGGCTTGTGTTGCGCGTGGccggtggagttggggagctgactcccggcaggcacagacaaggctccctCATGCTAACGGTAGGGTGTAGTGATGCGACTCACAAACCTGGGTACCCACAGGAAGCATCACACTATCAACTAGAAAACATGAGTGAGAGAAGGTGAATAAAAGACGTGGAAAAGGACAGGAGGGAAAACAGGCACACGAGGTTGGGCGACTCCATTACCCAGGAGGCTCCAACAATAATCAGCTGGGAGTCACTTGTCTCTTGGTGATCCTAGTAACTACTCCTTTAGCAGTCAGAAAGTGGGTGTCACCAGCACCCACCCCAGGGCCACTCATCAGATATGGGCCTCTAGATTGTATGGCTGGCTGTGCAGTGTGGCAGAAGGCCTGGGTGTTACCTCACCAAAGCAGCCTGTCTTTGAAGGGTGCACTAACATGATTAATTAATCGTTTGTCATGTGTGGGTTCTGGCCTAAAGGCAGCAGCTCTGTCCTACTGAATTCAATATCCATCTTCATTCTTAAGATGAAATCAATAGAGGTGGTGGCTTCTTCTGTCTAATTAGCTCCGTGTTCCATCCCATGGAGGATCACAGTCAGCTCTGGAGTGGATTCAAGGCAGTAATTCACCTCAGGGGCACAAGCAGTGTTCTCTTTGCTTATGATATCAGCAGTTTTCACAGAGCCTAGAGAGTAAATTCAGCTGCATGTTCACACCGGTGCAATTAGTTGTTATCTATTATTCATTCTCACTCCTTGGGCTGGCAGGGCCTGGGAATGCTGCAGAGGCAGAACACTGAGCCCCAGGGAGTTAGGGGAACATATCACTTCTCCAGTGGATGCATCAGATCATATTCAGAGGGGGCTGCCTCTTCTGCTTAATTGGAAGTGTGGGTCAACATGGCACTGAGCTGTTTGGGGAGTGGGCAAATGGGATCTTGGGGGGAGACTCCTTTTCTTTGGACTAAATATGACAtttgaatatttcatttttaaactccTTAAATTATTTtatggcctagtggtcagagcactagATTGTCACACAGGAGGCCTGaggtctcttcccagctctgctactggccagctgggtgaccttgcacaaatcacttcacctgtcgcagcctcagtttccccctctgtaaaatggggataatgatacctccTTTgggaaatgctttgagatctactgatgaaaagtgctatagaacaGCTAaggatattattatttattatgtttccCTTTGTAGCCCGATCCTTTAGTGGTTATTGATTATTGATTTCCAATTGATACTAATTTAAAGAACTGGGAGATTGTAGGATTCTAGTCTAAGAATCAGGCACAATAAAAACCAAGGTGATCTCGTTCAATATCTGGTTGGGAACTCCGATGTGTAGAACGAAGACACGCTGAGGGCAAAGCAACTTTTATTAACACAACTTTATAACAACTTTTATTAACACAATTAGAAAAGACACAAAAGCACCAAATCACATAAAAAGAGCAAAAATAGAATTCAGGTGATGTCTCGTACTGTTCCTCACACAGATTCACAGATACTCACATCCTTTCTTAGGGATATGGCTGTCATGGACAAAGAACCTGCTCTGTCCCTGGCATGTTGACGAGTCTGATGGTCCAGATCCAGATCAACCAACAACAACCCCCTTTACATGGTGGTCTGGCCTATTATGGGTCCTAGGGGCTGTCATGAATATTCATTCAAATGCCCAGCCTCCCTTGTCCGTATCCAACTTCCTCACCCTAATAACGTTGGGGTGCCTTTTATCCcataggttagtatattaatgacTTTAGCTTATTACCACATACGTCAATTTGTTGCCAGGGCAAATTCGTGGTTAAGCATCTGCCAACAATCTATCCTAAAATATCCAAGCCTGGTATCAGTTCAGTGTTCCTGCCGTTAGCTGGTATCATTACGGGCAAACTGCCCCCTTAAGCACGCTATTCCAAGTTCCCCCAAAGTCAAGGTAACAGTGGAgccatttatctatgccaaagttcACAAGCCTCAAAGCCTTATGCTAATGTATGCTAATTGCTTAAGCAAATGTTTTACGGgacacaggcctgtaggttccttgcatcaCTGCCAAGCAGACTAAAATGCTAAAGCTAGCTCGATCCGCTGTACCTTTTAGGTGAGATTGGTGAAAGGCTGCTACGGTTGTGCTGGAAAGTGACCTACATCCAGCTTCTTCCAGAGCAAAGTCTTTCAATGCTGGGGGTTTTTTTAGTTCAATGCTGCCGATTTTCACCATCTACAATGCATAACTGCTGTAAAGAATGACCTTACATTTCCTTCCCATCACTGGTCTCAGCTATTGCATGACCCTGAACGGATCTTGTATAAGCAAGGAGGGGGAAAGAttcctgggttgttgtttttttcctctggctaatttaatatataaaattatGTTGTAACTTAGTTTGCTGCTAGAGGAAATAGATACTGATGTCGCAAAGTGCTCTGTAACCAGTGCAGTCCCTAAACAGCGCTTTGGGGTCCATTTCATTGCTAGACAAGCAGTACAACTGCTACAGAGTTGCAGGCACTGAAGCATGGACCAGTTTTAGCCCTAATGAAAGgtacagctcccagtgacttcaataggagaTGCATCTGCTTCAGTGCTGAATTTAGATCATGCTGTATATAGCCTCTGTGGGTCCTAATCCATTTTTACAACAAATACCCACAGCCACATATATTAATTTATGGTGCATGTTGTTATAGAAAGTGCCTGAAATAAGCAATGGGCTATTTCATTTTTAGCCACAGATTGGAGAAGCTGCATGCCTTTAGTCCCCCTATCCCAACCCCATACCTCGTTCCTTTTCCCTCCcctggccagcagcagagccGCCAGGCAGAGAACACAGAGCCACACAGGAGATATAGTTTTGCAAGAAAAAGAAACACCTGAATTTTTCAATGTTGGGTCCATGAATTACCCTGCACCAGCACACCCTGCCGATTGGCCAGCCTCGCTCCCAGCCCAAGCTCCCAGAGCACTGGATAAAAGGCCTTCCGCAGACCATCCCTCTTCTCCAGCTGTGAGCTGCTGTGAACAGGCCCCTGGAGTTCTGGTCTCAGAGTTGGTCCCAGGCTCtgtccctctcctgccccacccccacatcaTTCCCAGGCATCTCTGTGCTGTCCAAAGTCACATCAGGACCAATGGCAGAGGGGGACTGAAGAACAGAGCAGGTCTGCCTCCCCCCTCAGAGAGCTAGCTGGGGTCCTGTAGCTCCCTCAGACAGACCAGCCCAATGCAGCCTGAATCTaaactgtccccctccccaggcgCTCCTTTCCTCTGATGTGTGTCAGTGTCACGGGGCTGGACCTGTCAGGGAAGCAGAGGCCCAGCCGACCTGCACCAGGCTCCACTGAAGGAGAGTGGCCTTCAGGCCCATGAGGAGAGTGATACACTAAGTATTTG
Encoded here:
- the TOMM5 gene encoding mitochondrial import receptor subunit TOM5 homolog, yielding MFRIEGLGPGPGPKMDPEELKRKMRQDVFSSVRTFLLYVALLRITPYILKKLDSI